Proteins from one Chroococcidiopsis sp. CCMEE 29 genomic window:
- a CDS encoding glutathione S-transferase family protein: MLKFYHNPLSPNSRRVWVALLEKDIPFEVVPLNLDGDQFQPEFLAINPFHHIPVLVDDGFNVVESLAILDYLEVKYPTPPMLPTDAKALATVQMVELVTVNELVPAITPLIRQMMGFGGDSQQLEQSKQKAHTVLAFFEKLLDDRPYFGSSDRITLAEIVAGTTVPMLPPMGVPLNGYPKLSAWCDRLVQRQAWVATEPKPEAIEAFKSRMEALI, encoded by the coding sequence ATGCTGAAGTTTTATCACAATCCCCTCTCTCCCAACTCCCGCCGCGTGTGGGTTGCACTTTTGGAAAAAGATATTCCATTTGAAGTGGTGCCACTCAACCTGGATGGCGATCAGTTTCAACCAGAATTCCTGGCAATTAACCCTTTTCATCACATTCCAGTTTTGGTGGACGACGGCTTCAACGTCGTGGAATCTTTAGCAATCCTTGACTACCTAGAGGTAAAGTACCCTACTCCTCCCATGTTGCCCACTGATGCCAAAGCTTTAGCAACTGTGCAGATGGTAGAACTGGTAACAGTGAATGAACTGGTGCCTGCTATTACTCCACTGATCCGTCAGATGATGGGTTTTGGTGGGGACTCGCAACAACTAGAGCAGTCAAAGCAGAAAGCACATACGGTACTGGCTTTCTTTGAGAAGCTACTCGACGATCGGCCTTACTTTGGTAGTAGCGATCGCATCACCCTAGCCGAGATCGTAGCCGGAACCACAGTACCGATGTTACCCCCTATGGGCGTGCCCCTGAACGGTTATCCAAAGCTGAGTGCTTGGTGTGATCGCTTGGTGCAGCGGCAGGCATGGGTGGCAACCGAACCCAAACCGGAGGCAATTGAAGCGTTTAAGTCTCGCATGGAGGCGCTGATTTAG